One stretch of Variovorax sp. 54 DNA includes these proteins:
- a CDS encoding FMN-dependent NADH-azoreductase: protein MTTTTLLHIDASPRSGRSGAVVHGSHSRRLSHHFVSTWQAARPQDEVIYRDFGTAPPQAITGDWIHSAFTPVEAREPWMHEVLAESDTFIAELRRADVIVMGTPMYNYSAPATVKAWIDNIVRVGETFDMDPSLDDPYVPLLAERPRRTVLLTAHGSSGFAPGGVQAHLNFLVPGVKAALGLLGLHEVHDIAVEHAEDRGDLLDRSMAEALSGIEQLVRDLQAKVQIG from the coding sequence ATGACCACCACCACCCTGCTCCACATCGATGCCAGCCCGCGTTCCGGCCGTTCGGGCGCGGTCGTCCACGGCTCGCATTCGCGCCGTCTGAGCCACCACTTCGTCAGCACCTGGCAGGCGGCGCGCCCGCAGGACGAAGTGATCTACCGCGACTTCGGCACCGCGCCACCGCAGGCGATCACCGGCGACTGGATCCACAGCGCCTTCACGCCCGTCGAAGCGCGCGAGCCCTGGATGCACGAGGTGCTGGCCGAGAGCGACACCTTCATTGCCGAGCTGCGCCGCGCCGACGTGATCGTCATGGGCACGCCGATGTACAACTACAGCGCGCCGGCCACCGTGAAGGCGTGGATCGACAACATCGTGCGTGTCGGCGAGACCTTCGACATGGACCCGAGCCTGGACGATCCCTACGTGCCGCTGCTGGCCGAGCGCCCGCGCCGCACCGTGCTGCTCACCGCGCACGGCAGCAGCGGCTTCGCGCCCGGCGGCGTTCAGGCGCATCTGAATTTTCTGGTGCCAGGGGTGAAGGCCGCGTTGGGCCTGCTCGGGCTGCACGAGGTGCACGACATCGCGGTCGAGCACGCGGAAGACCGCGGCGATCTGCTGGACCGTTCGATGGCCGAGGCGCTGTCGGGCATCGAGCAGCTGGTGCGCGACCTGCAGGCGAAGGTGCAGATCGGCTGA
- a CDS encoding Dabb family protein, translating to MLKHIVMWKFKEHAEGADKATNLLKAKALLDACATLSPGTHRFEVVIAQPGLEATYDLILNSEFTDSAALAAYADHPQHVALKPFIGAVREARQCMDYEI from the coding sequence ATGCTCAAGCACATCGTGATGTGGAAGTTCAAGGAGCACGCCGAGGGCGCCGACAAGGCGACCAACCTGCTCAAGGCCAAGGCGCTGCTCGACGCCTGCGCAACGCTCTCGCCCGGCACGCACCGTTTCGAGGTCGTCATTGCCCAGCCCGGGCTCGAGGCCACCTACGACCTGATCCTCAACTCGGAATTCACCGACTCCGCCGCACTGGCGGCCTATGCGGACCATCCGCAGCACGTGGCATTGAAGCCTTTCATCGGCGCCGTGCGAGAAGCCCGCCAGTGCATGGACTACGAAATCTGA
- a CDS encoding isovaleryl-CoA dehydrogenase — protein sequence MDTTHEVFNQPAPLVDYNLFDTNRPLRDALTFNAPALQTTQLHELGAILGSAAMQTHARLANIHTPQLHTHDRFGRRIDEVEFHPSYHALMQTAVGAGLHGTPWTGTSASPHVLRAAGFMLFTELEPSVLCPVSMTYAVTPALRGNAGVHADWGLKLASLWYDPALKPLRDKPGVTMGMGMTEKQGGSDVRANTTQAVREGSDAWGERYAITGHKWFFSAPMCDAFLILAQAPAGLSCFFLPRVLPDWMGKGTRNAVHIQRLKDKLGNKANASSEVEFHGASAWLVGEEGRGIPQILEMGTMTRLDCSLGTSGLMRQALGIALNHTAQRHAFGKPLIEQPLMKNVLADLALESEAATALAIRLARAFDRQSDAHENLMARLLTPVAKFWICKRGSHFAQEAMECLGGNGYVEEGGEGVMARIYREMPLNSIWEGAGNIMALDLLRGLRKGDAVAALAHELAPARGQQAALDRLADALPARIEAMASETEARRLAQDVALAVQAALLVQTAPAAVADAFCASRLGGDWGQAFGTLGAGTDFDSIIQRAQPR from the coding sequence ATGGACACGACACACGAGGTCTTCAACCAGCCCGCGCCGCTGGTCGACTACAACCTCTTCGACACCAACCGCCCCCTGCGCGATGCGCTGACGTTCAACGCGCCCGCGCTGCAGACCACGCAGCTGCACGAGCTGGGCGCCATCCTCGGCTCGGCCGCCATGCAGACGCATGCGCGGCTGGCCAACATCCACACGCCGCAGCTGCACACGCACGACCGCTTCGGCCGTCGCATCGACGAGGTGGAGTTCCATCCGAGCTACCACGCGTTGATGCAAACCGCCGTGGGTGCGGGCCTGCACGGCACGCCGTGGACGGGCACGTCCGCGTCGCCGCACGTGCTGCGCGCGGCGGGCTTCATGCTCTTCACCGAGCTGGAGCCGTCGGTGCTGTGCCCGGTCTCGATGACCTACGCCGTCACGCCCGCCTTGCGCGGCAACGCGGGCGTGCATGCCGACTGGGGCCTGAAGCTCGCCAGCCTCTGGTACGACCCCGCGCTCAAGCCGCTGCGCGACAAACCCGGCGTGACCATGGGCATGGGCATGACCGAGAAGCAGGGCGGCTCCGACGTGCGGGCCAACACCACGCAGGCTGTTCGAGAGGGCAGCGACGCCTGGGGCGAGCGCTACGCCATCACCGGCCACAAGTGGTTCTTCTCGGCGCCCATGTGCGACGCCTTCCTGATCCTTGCGCAGGCGCCGGCCGGGCTGTCGTGCTTCTTCCTGCCGCGCGTGCTGCCGGATTGGATGGGAAAGGGCACGCGCAACGCCGTCCACATCCAGCGTCTGAAGGACAAGCTCGGCAACAAGGCCAACGCGAGTTCCGAGGTCGAGTTTCATGGCGCCAGCGCCTGGCTCGTGGGCGAGGAGGGGCGAGGCATTCCGCAGATCCTCGAGATGGGCACGATGACGCGGCTCGACTGCTCGCTCGGCACCAGCGGCCTCATGCGCCAGGCGCTGGGCATCGCGCTGAACCACACGGCGCAGCGCCACGCCTTCGGCAAGCCGCTGATCGAACAGCCGCTCATGAAGAACGTGCTGGCCGACCTCGCGCTCGAAAGCGAAGCCGCCACCGCACTGGCCATCCGCCTCGCGCGGGCCTTCGACCGGCAATCCGACGCGCACGAGAACTTGATGGCGCGCCTGCTCACGCCGGTCGCCAAGTTCTGGATCTGCAAGCGCGGCAGCCACTTCGCGCAGGAGGCCATGGAGTGCCTGGGCGGCAACGGCTACGTGGAAGAGGGCGGCGAGGGCGTCATGGCGCGCATCTACCGCGAGATGCCGCTCAATTCCATCTGGGAAGGCGCCGGCAACATCATGGCGCTCGACCTGCTGCGCGGCCTGCGCAAGGGCGACGCCGTGGCCGCGCTGGCGCACGAACTGGCGCCGGCGCGGGGCCAGCAAGCCGCACTCGACCGCCTGGCCGACGCCTTGCCCGCCCGCATCGAGGCCATGGCCTCCGAGACCGAGGCACGCCGCCTCGCACAAGACGTGGCGCTTGCCGTGCAGGCCGCCTTGCTGGTGCAGACCGCACCCGCCGCCGTGGCCGACGCCTTCTGCGCCTCGCGCCTGGGCGGCGACTGGGGCCAGGCCTTCGGCACGCTGGGCGCGGGCACCGATTTCGATTCGATCATCCAGCGCGCGCAGCCGCGCTGA
- a CDS encoding CFI-box-CTERM domain-containing protein, with protein sequence MNLVAAVCPQCSGALEIPAERDFVTCQYCGIDIIVREPARPAHYVQWVQPAAQPPANAANLKRLGAIAVAAGNYSEACEYLDRALEIDPGDVEIWLSKAYTLGLDSRPLHLRLREMLEAFHGARAAAAPERQAALLKDEVSKTKALMFPLHAASKELLRAAPSSSAWESYVQQCAHYLAAANIVHRRVPDDVEIIEFVIEVCRDNIEGLYGASTSEGYCAVDDATEKQLREIMEGYSAKLAVFKPGYEYPMVQRAGKQCFIVTATMGDPTHPAVVLLRVFRDEHLVRFSVGRAFIAWYWRRGPALARQVAKSKARRSAAYVLVVAPAVACVKAFNRCKTR encoded by the coding sequence ATGAATCTTGTTGCCGCTGTGTGCCCCCAATGTTCTGGCGCCCTTGAAATTCCAGCAGAGCGGGATTTCGTGACATGCCAGTACTGCGGGATCGACATCATAGTGCGCGAGCCCGCACGGCCAGCGCACTACGTTCAGTGGGTTCAGCCCGCAGCGCAGCCGCCCGCCAATGCGGCGAATCTCAAACGGCTGGGCGCGATTGCGGTGGCTGCAGGCAACTATTCGGAGGCCTGCGAGTATTTGGATCGCGCGCTGGAGATCGATCCTGGCGATGTCGAAATTTGGCTCAGCAAGGCGTATACGCTGGGCCTGGACAGCCGGCCCCTTCATCTTCGACTGCGGGAAATGCTCGAGGCATTTCACGGTGCGCGCGCAGCAGCCGCGCCTGAGCGTCAGGCCGCCTTGCTGAAAGACGAGGTCTCGAAGACCAAGGCCCTGATGTTTCCGCTCCATGCCGCCTCGAAAGAGCTGCTGCGTGCTGCCCCGTCATCTTCCGCGTGGGAAAGCTATGTGCAGCAGTGCGCGCACTACCTCGCCGCCGCGAATATCGTGCACCGCCGCGTGCCCGACGATGTGGAAATCATCGAGTTCGTGATCGAGGTGTGCAGGGACAACATCGAGGGCCTCTATGGCGCCAGCACCAGCGAAGGCTACTGTGCGGTGGACGACGCGACGGAGAAGCAGTTGCGCGAAATCATGGAGGGCTACAGCGCAAAGCTGGCGGTGTTCAAGCCAGGCTATGAATATCCGATGGTGCAACGCGCCGGGAAGCAGTGCTTCATCGTGACCGCCACGATGGGCGACCCGACGCACCCGGCGGTCGTGCTCCTCAGAGTCTTCAGGGACGAACATCTGGTTCGTTTTTCGGTCGGGCGCGCTTTCATTGCCTGGTACTGGAGGCGCGGCCCGGCACTCGCGCGACAGGTCGCCAAGTCGAAGGCCCGGAGAAGCGCTGCCTATGTCCTCGTGGTTGCGCCTGCGGTTGCATGTGTCAAGGCATTCAATCGTTGCAAGACCCGATGA
- a CDS encoding SDR family oxidoreductase, which yields MIQDFKGKTAVLTGAGSGFGLECARIGAARGMNLVLVDVQQDALDKAKAEMEALGVQVLARKVDVSDAAQMEALAAAVKERFGAPHFVFNNAGVGAGGLVWENTVADWEWVLGVDLWGVIHGVRLFTPMMLEAAAKDPSYRGHITNTASMAGLLTPPNMGIYNAAKAAVVSLTETMYQDLNLVTDQIGASLLCPYFVPTGITSSERNRPNAPKDTELTKSQLIGQAMSNKAVSSGKITAAEVAAKVFDAISDNQFYVFSHPKALGNVKSRMENIVSITNPADPFLERPEIGQKLREQLRSA from the coding sequence ATGATCCAGGACTTCAAGGGCAAGACCGCCGTACTCACCGGCGCAGGCTCGGGCTTCGGCCTCGAATGCGCGCGCATCGGCGCCGCCCGCGGCATGAACCTCGTGCTGGTCGATGTGCAGCAGGACGCACTCGACAAGGCCAAGGCCGAGATGGAGGCCCTGGGCGTCCAAGTGCTGGCGCGCAAGGTCGACGTGTCCGACGCGGCCCAGATGGAAGCGCTGGCCGCTGCCGTCAAGGAGCGCTTCGGTGCGCCGCACTTCGTGTTCAACAACGCGGGCGTGGGTGCCGGTGGCCTCGTGTGGGAAAACACCGTGGCCGACTGGGAATGGGTGCTGGGCGTCGACCTGTGGGGCGTGATCCACGGCGTGCGCCTGTTCACGCCGATGATGCTCGAGGCCGCCGCCAAGGACCCGAGCTACCGCGGCCACATCACCAACACCGCCAGCATGGCGGGCCTGCTCACGCCGCCCAACATGGGCATCTACAACGCGGCCAAGGCGGCCGTCGTGAGCCTGACCGAAACCATGTACCAGGACCTGAACCTGGTGACCGACCAGATCGGCGCCAGCCTGCTGTGCCCGTACTTCGTGCCCACCGGCATCACGAGCAGCGAGCGCAACCGCCCCAACGCACCGAAGGACACCGAGCTCACCAAGAGCCAGCTCATCGGCCAGGCCATGAGCAACAAGGCGGTGAGCAGCGGCAAGATCACGGCCGCCGAAGTCGCGGCGAAGGTGTTCGACGCCATCAGCGACAACCAGTTCTACGTGTTCAGCCACCCGAAGGCGCTGGGCAACGTGAAGAGTCGCATGGAGAACATCGTGTCGATCACCAACCCGGCCGACCCGTTCCTGGAGCGCCCCGAGATCGGCCAGAAGCTGCGCGAACAGCTGCGTTCAGCCTGA
- a CDS encoding acyl-CoA dehydrogenase, with amino-acid sequence MSLRPTLDFLLYDWLDAEKLNQSERFADHSRETFDAVLDTCERIAREKYAPFNRTVDTQEPHFDGEKVILPQATHDAHKAFVESGMMSAAQDYEIGGMQLPYTVQAAANSFFAMASVSIGSNMLTSGNANLLMVHGTEMQKEVFAKNEFSGRWAGTMCLSEPQAGSSLSDVATRAVPDGTDFQSDPLGPRYRLTGNKMWISSGDHELTENIVHIVLAKIPDENGKLVPGTRGISLFIVPKRMVDTQGALTGERNDVALAGLNHKLGWRGTTNTLLNFGEGKYPVGGKAGAVGYLVGSPGKGLHCMFHMMNEARIGVGTAATMLGMAGYYASLDYAKSRPQGRLVKKPEAAGAAVVKDSAAPQVRIIEHADVRRMLLAQKAYCEGALALELYCARLVDTQKTGDAQTADDARLLLEVLTPIAKSWPSEWCLEANSLAIQVHGGYGYTRDFPVEQYWRDNRLNMIHEGTHGIQAADLLGRKVLMEKGRGLQLLAGRVTETIGRAAKVPALAPHAKALGAALQRIGSATEAAWSTGDPADALANAVPYMQAFGHTVLAWLWLDVALRALEIDAQKERAVTAGKIGATDYFFHYELPKIGAWLNVVESRDPTCTALPEDAF; translated from the coding sequence ATGAGCCTGCGTCCCACCCTCGACTTTCTGCTTTACGACTGGCTCGACGCCGAGAAGCTCAACCAGAGCGAGCGTTTTGCCGACCACTCGCGCGAGACCTTCGACGCCGTGCTCGACACCTGCGAGCGCATTGCGCGCGAAAAGTACGCGCCGTTCAACCGCACCGTCGACACGCAGGAGCCGCATTTCGATGGCGAGAAAGTCATCCTGCCGCAGGCCACGCACGACGCGCACAAGGCCTTCGTCGAGTCCGGAATGATGAGCGCCGCGCAAGACTACGAGATCGGCGGCATGCAGCTGCCCTACACGGTGCAGGCGGCGGCCAACAGCTTTTTCGCGATGGCCTCGGTGAGCATCGGCTCGAACATGCTCACCAGCGGCAACGCCAACCTGCTCATGGTGCACGGCACCGAGATGCAGAAAGAGGTGTTCGCCAAGAACGAATTTTCGGGCCGCTGGGCCGGCACCATGTGCCTGTCGGAGCCGCAGGCCGGCTCGTCGCTGAGCGACGTGGCCACGCGTGCGGTGCCGGATGGCACCGACTTTCAGAGCGACCCGCTGGGCCCGCGCTACCGCCTCACCGGCAACAAGATGTGGATCTCGTCCGGCGACCACGAGCTGACCGAGAACATCGTGCACATCGTGCTCGCCAAGATCCCCGACGAGAACGGCAAGCTGGTGCCGGGCACGCGCGGCATTTCGCTGTTCATCGTGCCCAAGCGCATGGTCGACACGCAGGGCGCACTCACGGGCGAGCGCAACGACGTGGCGCTGGCCGGCCTGAACCACAAGCTCGGCTGGCGCGGTACCACCAACACGCTGCTGAACTTCGGCGAAGGCAAGTACCCGGTCGGCGGCAAGGCCGGCGCGGTGGGCTACCTGGTCGGCTCGCCCGGCAAGGGCCTGCACTGCATGTTCCACATGATGAACGAGGCCCGCATCGGCGTCGGCACCGCCGCCACCATGCTCGGCATGGCCGGCTACTACGCCTCGCTCGACTACGCCAAGAGCCGCCCGCAGGGCCGGCTGGTGAAGAAGCCTGAAGCGGCCGGCGCCGCCGTCGTCAAGGACTCGGCCGCGCCGCAGGTGCGCATCATCGAGCACGCCGACGTGCGCCGCATGCTGCTGGCCCAGAAGGCGTACTGCGAGGGCGCATTGGCGCTGGAGCTGTACTGCGCCCGGCTGGTCGACACGCAGAAGACCGGCGATGCGCAGACGGCTGACGACGCCCGCCTGCTGCTCGAAGTGCTCACGCCCATCGCCAAGAGCTGGCCCAGCGAGTGGTGCCTGGAGGCCAATTCGCTGGCGATCCAGGTGCACGGCGGCTATGGCTACACGCGCGACTTTCCGGTGGAGCAGTACTGGCGCGACAACCGCCTGAACATGATCCACGAGGGCACGCACGGCATCCAGGCGGCCGACCTGCTGGGCCGCAAGGTGCTCATGGAAAAAGGCCGCGGCCTGCAGCTGCTGGCCGGCCGCGTCACCGAGACCATCGGCCGCGCCGCCAAGGTGCCCGCGCTGGCGCCGCACGCCAAGGCGCTGGGCGCCGCGCTACAGCGCATCGGCAGCGCCACCGAAGCTGCCTGGTCCACCGGCGACCCGGCCGACGCGCTGGCCAACGCCGTGCCCTACATGCAGGCCTTCGGCCACACGGTGCTGGCCTGGCTCTGGCTCGACGTGGCCCTGCGGGCCCTGGAAATCGACGCGCAGAAGGAGAGGGCGGTAACAGCTGGCAAGATCGGCGCCACGGACTACTTCTTCCACTACGAGCTGCCGAAAATCGGTGCCTGGCTCAACGTGGTGGAGAGCCGTGACCCGACCTGTACCGCTTTGCCCGAGGACGCTTTCTGA
- a CDS encoding PaaI family thioesterase, with the protein MSDSPETSSDINIRSYTTQIPFARHLGFELTKFEGGESEILYTAKPEHLNTFDVTHGGACMTLLDIAMAAAARSVTPETGVVTIEMKTSFMQPSVGPLHARGTLLHRTATLAFTEAKIYDEQERVCAHATGTFKYVKRRLPTGPASANAMRPPSTD; encoded by the coding sequence ATGTCCGATTCGCCCGAAACGTCCAGCGACATCAACATCCGCTCGTACACGACCCAGATTCCGTTCGCGCGCCACCTCGGCTTCGAGCTCACGAAGTTCGAGGGCGGTGAATCGGAGATCCTGTACACGGCCAAGCCCGAGCACCTGAACACCTTCGACGTGACGCACGGCGGCGCCTGCATGACGCTGCTCGACATCGCCATGGCGGCCGCTGCGCGCAGCGTGACGCCGGAGACCGGCGTGGTCACCATCGAGATGAAGACCAGCTTCATGCAACCGTCGGTCGGCCCGCTGCATGCGCGCGGCACGCTGCTGCATCGCACCGCGACGCTGGCCTTCACCGAAGCCAAGATCTACGACGAGCAGGAGCGCGTGTGCGCCCATGCCACCGGCACCTTCAAGTACGTGAAGCGCCGGCTGCCGACCGGCCCCGCGAGCGCGAACGCGATGCGTCCGCCTTCCACCGACTGA
- a CDS encoding glutathione S-transferase family protein, which produces MADLILHHYTTSPFSEKVRLILGAKKLPWKSVFIPPIMPKPDVEVLTGGYRKTPFLQIGADMYCDSALIADVLEHLQPEPTLYPEPEKGMSRILAQWADTSLFWAAMAWNLQPKGAAEVFAKAPPEAIKAFGEDRGKMSAGNMTRLRPADATSAYKSYLRRLSDMLDDKPFLLGEVPSIADFSAYHPLWYTRRIDAVKGILELTPAVLDWMDRMAAIGHGTSSKFSSDEAIAVAKAATPHTLLTDSTFQDDHGIPLGSAVTLRAESFGLEETPGLLVAATRTHYTLERNSERTGRVHVHFPRIGYVLKKAEA; this is translated from the coding sequence ATGGCCGACCTCATCCTTCACCACTACACCACCTCGCCGTTCTCGGAAAAGGTGCGGCTGATCCTCGGCGCCAAGAAGCTGCCGTGGAAGTCGGTCTTCATTCCGCCGATCATGCCCAAGCCCGACGTCGAGGTGCTCACGGGCGGCTACCGCAAGACGCCGTTCCTGCAGATCGGTGCCGACATGTACTGCGACAGCGCGCTCATCGCCGACGTGCTGGAGCACCTGCAGCCCGAACCCACGCTCTACCCCGAGCCCGAGAAGGGCATGTCGCGCATCCTCGCGCAGTGGGCCGACACCTCGCTGTTCTGGGCCGCGATGGCCTGGAATCTGCAGCCCAAGGGCGCCGCCGAAGTGTTCGCCAAGGCACCGCCCGAAGCCATCAAGGCCTTCGGCGAAGACCGCGGCAAGATGAGCGCCGGCAACATGACGCGCCTGCGCCCGGCCGACGCCACCAGCGCCTACAAGTCGTACCTGCGCCGCCTGTCCGACATGCTCGACGACAAGCCCTTTTTGCTCGGCGAAGTACCCAGCATTGCCGACTTCTCGGCCTACCACCCGCTCTGGTACACGCGCCGCATCGACGCGGTGAAGGGCATCCTGGAGCTCACGCCCGCGGTGCTCGACTGGATGGACCGCATGGCGGCCATCGGCCACGGCACGTCGTCGAAGTTCTCGAGCGACGAAGCCATCGCCGTCGCCAAGGCCGCCACGCCGCACACGCTGCTGACCGACAGCACCTTCCAGGACGACCACGGCATTCCGCTGGGCAGCGCCGTCACGCTGCGCGCCGAGAGCTTCGGCCTCGAAGAGACGCCGGGCCTCCTGGTGGCCGCCACGCGCACGCACTACACGCTGGAGCGCAACAGCGAGCGCACGGGCAGGGTGCATGTGCACTTTCCGCGCATTGGCTACGTGTTGAAAAAAGCAGAGGCCTGA
- the gcvA gene encoding transcriptional regulator GcvA gives MALLHSLPPLASLRAFEAAARHCSAKLAANELSVTPTAISHQVRQLEDSLGVPLFVRQPRQLVLTPQGRELQAVLSDSFSAMAQAIARLRAPPERSAITLSTTPAVAARWLLPRVGALRAAHPRLDLRIHASHDAVPLDGLTADVAIRYGKGQWPGLVAEKLFDTVFAPACSPALKLRRPADLVKHTLLHFAVPNSKTQPGTWAAWQQVAQVPGLDVTAGPVFSDETHTVSAALQGQGVALMGLALIADELRAGNLVRPFGPVLQGSPFYLVCPQARRDDPNVAAVFEWVKGLQPLGLAT, from the coding sequence ATGGCCCTCCTGCATTCCCTGCCGCCCCTGGCTTCGCTGCGCGCCTTCGAGGCCGCCGCGCGCCATTGCAGCGCCAAGCTCGCGGCGAACGAGCTGTCGGTCACGCCCACGGCCATCAGCCACCAGGTGCGACAGCTCGAAGACTCGCTGGGCGTGCCGCTGTTCGTGCGCCAGCCGCGCCAGCTCGTGCTGACCCCGCAGGGCCGCGAGCTGCAGGCGGTGCTCAGCGATTCGTTCAGCGCCATGGCGCAGGCCATCGCGCGCCTGCGGGCGCCGCCCGAGCGCAGCGCGATCACGCTGTCGACCACGCCCGCCGTGGCCGCGCGCTGGCTGCTGCCGCGCGTCGGTGCGCTGCGCGCGGCGCACCCCCGGCTCGACCTGCGCATCCACGCCTCGCACGACGCGGTGCCGCTCGACGGTCTCACGGCCGACGTCGCCATCCGCTACGGCAAGGGCCAGTGGCCGGGCCTCGTGGCCGAGAAGCTGTTCGACACCGTCTTCGCGCCGGCGTGCAGCCCCGCGCTCAAGCTGCGTCGCCCGGCCGATCTCGTGAAGCACACGCTGCTGCATTTCGCGGTGCCGAACAGCAAGACCCAGCCGGGCACCTGGGCCGCATGGCAGCAGGTGGCGCAGGTGCCCGGCCTCGACGTGACGGCCGGCCCCGTGTTCTCCGACGAAACCCACACCGTCTCGGCCGCGTTGCAGGGGCAGGGCGTGGCGCTGATGGGCCTGGCACTCATCGCCGACGAACTGCGCGCGGGCAACCTCGTGCGGCCCTTCGGGCCGGTGCTGCAGGGCTCGCCGTTCTACCTCGTGTGCCCGCAGGCGCGGCGCGATGATCCGAATGTGGCGGCGGTGTTCGAGTGGGTGAAGGGGTTGCAGCCGTTGGGCTTGGCGACATGA
- a CDS encoding NADP-dependent oxidoreductase: MPTNKQIHLDNRPEGEAVASNFKLVTVETPALADNQVLVRHHYMSLDPYMRGRMNDSKSYAQPQPVGQVFQGGTVGEVVESKHPKYAVGDKVVGFGGWQEYSVVDGSQPGALKKVDTTHVPLSHYLGAVGMPGVTAWYGLVKIIAPKAGETVVITAASGAVGSAFGALAKARGCRVVGIAGGPDKCKYVTDELGFDACIDYRQHPDVKTMSAALKEACPNGIDGYFENVGGYIFDAVLLRTNAFARVALCGMIAGYDGQPLPLANPALILINRLKIEGFIVSEHMEVWPEALTELGTLVGTGKLKPRESVAQGIEAAPEAFLGLLKGKNFGKQLVKLI, translated from the coding sequence ATGCCCACCAACAAGCAGATCCACCTCGACAACCGCCCCGAGGGCGAAGCCGTTGCCAGCAACTTCAAGCTGGTGACTGTCGAGACGCCCGCGCTCGCCGACAACCAGGTGCTGGTGCGCCACCACTACATGAGCCTCGACCCGTACATGCGCGGGCGCATGAACGACTCGAAGAGCTACGCGCAGCCGCAACCCGTGGGCCAGGTGTTCCAGGGCGGCACGGTCGGCGAAGTGGTCGAGAGCAAGCACCCGAAGTACGCCGTGGGCGACAAGGTCGTCGGCTTCGGCGGCTGGCAGGAATACAGCGTGGTCGATGGCTCGCAGCCCGGCGCGCTGAAGAAGGTCGACACCACGCACGTGCCGCTGTCGCACTACCTCGGCGCGGTCGGCATGCCCGGCGTGACGGCCTGGTACGGCCTCGTGAAGATCATCGCGCCCAAGGCCGGTGAAACCGTCGTCATCACCGCCGCCAGCGGCGCCGTGGGCAGCGCCTTCGGTGCGCTGGCCAAGGCGCGCGGCTGTCGCGTGGTCGGCATTGCGGGCGGCCCCGACAAGTGCAAGTACGTGACCGACGAGCTCGGTTTCGACGCCTGCATCGACTACCGCCAGCACCCCGACGTGAAGACCATGAGCGCCGCGCTCAAGGAAGCCTGCCCGAACGGCATCGACGGCTACTTCGAGAACGTCGGCGGCTACATCTTCGACGCCGTGCTGCTGCGCACCAACGCCTTCGCGCGCGTGGCGCTGTGCGGAATGATCGCCGGCTACGACGGCCAGCCGCTGCCGCTCGCGAACCCCGCGCTGATCCTCATCAACCGCCTGAAGATCGAGGGCTTCATCGTCAGCGAGCACATGGAGGTGTGGCCCGAGGCGCTGACCGAACTCGGCACGCTGGTGGGCACGGGCAAGCTCAAGCCGCGCGAGTCGGTGGCGCAGGGCATCGAAGCTGCCCCTGAGGCCTTCCTGGGTTTGCTCAAGGGCAAGAATTTCGGCAAGCAACTCGTCAAGCTGATCTGA
- a CDS encoding SDR family oxidoreductase, with product MTVRTTQQLFDLTGQTALITGGSRGLGLQMAHALGEAGAKIMLSSRKAEDLEQAAAELQAAGIDARWIAADCSKEEDTRRLADETLQRMGGIDILINNAGASWGSPAESHPVEAWDKVMNLNVRGYFILAQQVANGYMIPKKRGRIINIASIAGLNGNPPGMQTLAYNTSKTAVIGFTKTLAAEWGKYNINVNAICPGFFMTKMAAGLIKSLGEEHMAASAPLGRLGDDEDLKGLTLLYASDAGKHITGQWIAVDGGVSVVLGAA from the coding sequence ATGACCGTCCGCACCACCCAACAACTGTTCGACCTCACGGGCCAGACCGCCCTCATCACCGGCGGCTCGCGCGGCCTGGGCCTGCAGATGGCCCACGCGCTCGGCGAAGCCGGCGCGAAGATCATGCTGAGCTCGCGCAAGGCCGAAGACCTGGAGCAGGCCGCCGCCGAGCTGCAGGCCGCCGGCATCGACGCACGCTGGATCGCCGCCGACTGCTCGAAGGAAGAAGACACCCGCCGCCTGGCCGACGAAACGCTGCAGCGCATGGGCGGCATCGACATCCTCATCAACAACGCCGGCGCCAGCTGGGGTTCGCCCGCCGAGAGCCACCCGGTCGAGGCCTGGGACAAGGTGATGAACCTCAACGTGCGCGGCTACTTCATCCTCGCGCAGCAGGTTGCCAACGGCTACATGATCCCGAAGAAGCGCGGTCGCATCATCAACATCGCGTCGATCGCGGGCCTGAACGGCAACCCGCCCGGCATGCAGACGCTGGCCTACAACACCTCGAAGACCGCGGTGATCGGCTTCACGAAGACGCTGGCCGCCGAATGGGGCAAGTACAACATCAACGTCAACGCGATCTGCCCGGGCTTCTTCATGACGAAGATGGCGGCCGGCCTGATCAAGTCGCTGGGCGAAGAGCACATGGCCGCTTCGGCGCCGCTGGGCCGCCTGGGCGACGACGAAGACCTGAAGGGCCTGACGCTGCTGTACGCGAGCGACGCCGGCAAGCACATCACCGGCCAATGGATCGCCGTCGACGGTGGTGTGAGCGTGGTGCTGGGTGCGGCCTGA